The proteins below are encoded in one region of Methanomassiliicoccus luminyensis B10:
- the serS gene encoding serine--tRNA ligase has translation MLDTDLIRNDPELVRASLRNRNYSEAALDEFLSIDNEWRRLVDEGNNLKHERNVASERIPKLKGEEKQETIAKMRQVAERIKQIDSSVLELEAKRAEVVLNIPNIPDASVPVGKDSADNVTIRTWGKVRKFDFTPKKHYELAEDLNIIDFARGAKVTGSGFFILKGDGARLDRAITQYMLDLHHDQGYTEIFPPAIVNKAAVIGTGQYPKMKDDMYWCERDDLWLNPTAEVPVTNIHQDEIFERAQLPIRYTAYLPSFRREAGRNADTRGIIRVHQFNKVELVEFVHPDNSFTDLEVLRDNAEAVLQGLELPYRVMLLCTGDMGFASAKTYDLESHAPGADQWLEVSSCSCFTDFQARRARIKFRPEPHLKSEFVHTLNGSGLALPRTMVSVMENYQNRDGTITIPKVLRKYMQGQELIE, from the coding sequence TTGCTAGACACCGACCTGATACGTAACGATCCAGAGCTCGTGCGGGCGTCCCTGAGGAACAGGAATTATTCGGAGGCCGCTCTGGACGAGTTCCTCAGCATCGACAATGAGTGGCGCAGACTGGTGGACGAGGGCAACAATCTCAAGCATGAGCGCAACGTCGCATCCGAGAGGATCCCCAAGCTCAAGGGCGAGGAGAAGCAGGAGACCATCGCCAAGATGCGCCAGGTAGCCGAGAGGATCAAGCAGATCGACAGCTCCGTGCTGGAGCTGGAGGCCAAGCGCGCGGAGGTCGTGCTCAACATACCCAACATCCCTGACGCCAGCGTGCCGGTGGGAAAGGACTCCGCCGACAACGTCACCATCAGAACATGGGGCAAGGTCAGGAAGTTCGACTTCACCCCCAAGAAGCACTATGAGCTGGCCGAGGACCTGAACATCATTGACTTCGCCCGCGGGGCCAAGGTCACCGGCAGCGGGTTCTTTATCCTCAAGGGCGACGGGGCCAGGCTGGACCGCGCCATCACCCAGTACATGCTGGACCTCCACCACGATCAGGGTTATACTGAGATCTTCCCGCCGGCCATCGTCAACAAGGCCGCGGTCATCGGGACGGGGCAGTACCCCAAGATGAAGGATGACATGTACTGGTGCGAAAGGGACGACCTGTGGCTCAACCCCACCGCCGAGGTGCCGGTCACCAACATCCACCAGGACGAGATCTTCGAGAGGGCCCAGCTGCCCATCCGCTACACCGCCTACCTCCCTTCGTTCCGCCGCGAGGCGGGAAGGAACGCCGACACCAGGGGCATCATCAGGGTCCACCAGTTCAACAAGGTCGAGCTGGTGGAGTTCGTGCATCCCGACAATTCCTTCACCGATCTGGAGGTCCTCCGGGACAACGCCGAGGCAGTGCTCCAGGGCCTGGAACTCCCGTACCGCGTCATGCTGCTATGCACCGGGGACATGGGCTTCGCCAGCGCCAAGACCTATGACCTCGAATCGCACGCCCCAGGAGCGGACCAGTGGCTTGAGGTGTCATCGTGCTCCTGCTTCACCGACTTCCAGGCCCGCAGGGCCAGGATCAAGTTCCGGCCGGAGCCGCACCTCAAGAGCGAGTTCGTGCACACCCTCAACGGGTCCGGACTGGCCCTCCCAAGGACGATGGTCTCGGTCATGGAGAACTACCAGAACAGGGACGGCACCATAACCATCCCCAAGGTCCTGCGGAAGTACATGCAGGGGCAGGAGCTCATCGAGTGA
- a CDS encoding lamin tail domain-containing protein, giving the protein MLAKRSGLRKGRCGRANGTDGSMPFSLVAVLLLVLSSISVVIIFSYNDSHEDARLPVETIQRMKETAAAACEDVKRSAYSAALDAIRETRDLDEALLSQRFSEAFNAALNESYPDDSGRFRVAMHLNNVTLKFMQASLADAYIAYGGDTDIGGRVSLPAFFALSGGFVLNVSNHHGRILFGQDIDQDIYLPLPFLFDRLARLTSSAAPLGDLQNMVGYMLSALAQERVLMGYGIGAQVGARSTEAVLSDEDVVRAVNLAIVIEELRIFRSADEAALAEFPELQEALDGDLKNGLDPADLFLSTYGDGEIDLAPLVSQAILTVMDRMIFSALDYFHVIDITNFAEDAVEGFIWGVWDLADFITGGDSAQDDIMNYISEVMEEAGYPEAKYRWFNYGSGNALITLPEFELTLFDENNNRYYQTFGGTYAIDFPDVDVFASEAWGEFYRQYISSTYWLVREVREFIAEVAEAVATHCTLSPAGLVLDPSDGRGFMEEMAAQIMRSFRENPDWLRPAMDHVKSIEASRDDLAVAAAEFMDRHWTEVLCMNWSVRYGAQELSKVLVKQIDRYPELSEASREKARLAIEMGLRHPAWGLDIIEGAFTDRAQSKVLAPFQYAMERKTDTGFFENLVVKAISYGAANIPGIEAVITCSMTKMVGDMSTAAQMWGGKINVPLGQEGFQLVSRNGMERTEHLQVISDLLSLSTDGVNGLSVAITRPWDYDRADTACPNRHVTDLGNLTFSPYLTQWEVSYQGSVRVTLSVAAGSFDGAAIADVPCAMDITVAGQLIVVTSSAWGLTGVDYRPTATLLGDIVKFITKAWDFMVSGAQIISGMASRAFNIFAQMLTVTLTTAVRPLEALNDLLMAGVDALERLITGTLNGLIGAIADVTQSVLGGTTVRLSLFGIAASLVIAPRDSALAEIDDQIRIDASLSSFGALITSSLRVLKLADGSHTILGNVAMSRDDWRIEIIVDPLMKVYSHMVEARGFSGDRVIELVLPEVRREQKVSVALSDIPGLGELLKLIPSPVPGAKFHIDGGIEVSFNLLSKSAIMINEFEQNPAGEDRSKEKVELFNPTDRPIDLSGWSLVTSHGNVRNDLLSNVVIPARGYYVYTFSGQALDNGGGQGFPLQESLALLDPSGKRVDSAPWVKDLADDGRTWQRAYDGSGTWEFKQGTLGRSNGGVLFRELDTSGLGSMLTASFQDAFWSTPAAVPDARTVEDLFRTALSSLREKMLDAVGDAVSSVKIFLRFGLEDYSGSLGAGVGLALVADGKAVRECFAWAADAVGQMLCDPLNPLGAMKRVPVPADALGEHVFIQFAAYLSVGAPGVIEAVAGETEMKAAVTIGCSLGVLGVGSGGGTIRFGMVISDLPGPRIKTGAFSASDSVSVWMLKGTITKA; this is encoded by the coding sequence ATGTTAGCGAAGCGGAGCGGGCTGAGGAAGGGGCGTTGCGGACGAGCGAACGGAACCGACGGCAGCATGCCATTCTCCCTGGTGGCGGTGCTCCTGCTGGTACTGTCTTCGATCAGCGTAGTCATAATCTTCTCCTACAACGATTCCCATGAGGACGCCCGCCTCCCCGTCGAAACGATCCAGAGGATGAAGGAGACCGCCGCGGCCGCCTGCGAGGACGTCAAAAGGAGCGCCTACTCGGCGGCCCTGGACGCCATCCGGGAGACCAGGGACCTGGACGAGGCCTTGCTGTCCCAGAGGTTCAGCGAGGCGTTCAACGCTGCCCTGAACGAGAGCTATCCTGATGATTCGGGCAGGTTCCGCGTCGCAATGCACCTGAACAACGTCACCCTCAAGTTCATGCAGGCCAGCCTGGCGGATGCTTACATCGCCTATGGCGGGGATACCGATATAGGAGGGAGAGTGAGTCTCCCGGCCTTCTTCGCTCTGTCAGGCGGCTTCGTGCTCAACGTGTCCAACCACCACGGTCGCATCTTGTTCGGGCAGGATATCGACCAGGACATCTACCTTCCCCTGCCCTTCCTCTTCGACCGCCTGGCCCGCCTGACCTCCTCCGCCGCTCCGCTGGGCGACCTGCAGAACATGGTAGGCTACATGCTCTCCGCGCTGGCCCAGGAGCGCGTTCTGATGGGGTACGGTATAGGCGCTCAGGTGGGAGCGCGGAGCACCGAGGCTGTACTGTCGGATGAGGACGTGGTGCGGGCGGTGAACCTGGCTATCGTCATTGAGGAACTGCGGATCTTCCGCTCTGCCGACGAGGCCGCCTTGGCGGAGTTCCCGGAGCTGCAGGAGGCGCTCGATGGCGACCTCAAGAACGGACTGGACCCCGCGGACCTGTTCCTCAGCACCTACGGCGACGGCGAGATCGACCTCGCTCCCCTGGTATCTCAGGCCATCCTCACGGTCATGGACCGGATGATATTCTCCGCGCTGGATTATTTTCACGTAATAGATATAACGAATTTTGCGGAGGATGCGGTCGAGGGGTTCATCTGGGGCGTCTGGGACCTTGCTGATTTCATCACCGGAGGGGACAGCGCGCAGGACGACATCATGAACTACATCTCCGAGGTCATGGAGGAGGCGGGGTACCCGGAGGCCAAGTATCGCTGGTTCAACTACGGGAGCGGTAACGCCCTCATAACCCTCCCCGAGTTCGAGCTCACCTTATTCGACGAGAATAACAATAGGTACTACCAGACCTTCGGGGGGACCTACGCGATCGATTTCCCCGACGTCGATGTCTTCGCGTCCGAAGCATGGGGGGAGTTCTATCGCCAATATATCTCCAGCACTTATTGGCTGGTCCGCGAGGTCAGGGAGTTCATTGCCGAGGTGGCCGAGGCGGTGGCCACCCACTGCACCCTCAGCCCCGCGGGCCTGGTCCTCGACCCCTCTGACGGCAGGGGGTTCATGGAAGAGATGGCCGCCCAGATCATGAGGTCCTTCCGGGAGAACCCTGACTGGCTGAGGCCGGCCATGGACCACGTCAAAAGCATCGAGGCCTCCCGCGACGATCTGGCCGTGGCAGCCGCTGAGTTCATGGACCGTCACTGGACGGAGGTCCTGTGCATGAACTGGTCCGTCCGCTACGGGGCGCAGGAACTGAGCAAGGTCCTGGTCAAGCAGATCGACCGGTACCCCGAACTCTCGGAGGCGTCGAGGGAGAAGGCCAGGCTCGCCATCGAAATGGGGCTGAGGCACCCCGCATGGGGCCTGGACATCATAGAGGGTGCCTTCACCGATCGGGCCCAGAGCAAGGTCCTGGCCCCCTTCCAGTATGCCATGGAAAGGAAGACCGACACGGGCTTCTTCGAGAACCTCGTGGTGAAGGCCATTTCCTACGGGGCGGCCAATATCCCGGGGATCGAGGCCGTCATCACTTGCAGCATGACGAAAATGGTCGGCGATATGAGCACGGCGGCCCAGATGTGGGGCGGGAAGATCAACGTCCCGCTGGGCCAGGAAGGGTTCCAGCTGGTCTCCCGGAACGGGATGGAGCGGACCGAACACCTTCAGGTCATCTCGGACCTCCTATCTCTCTCCACCGACGGCGTCAACGGTCTATCGGTGGCGATAACCCGGCCCTGGGACTACGACCGGGCCGACACCGCTTGCCCCAACCGCCACGTCACCGACCTCGGCAATCTGACCTTTTCGCCGTACCTCACTCAATGGGAGGTATCGTACCAAGGCTCGGTCCGCGTGACCCTGAGCGTCGCCGCGGGGAGCTTCGACGGCGCCGCCATCGCTGACGTCCCCTGCGCCATGGACATAACGGTGGCCGGCCAGCTCATCGTGGTCACCAGCAGCGCCTGGGGCCTCACCGGCGTCGACTATCGCCCCACCGCCACGCTGCTGGGGGACATCGTCAAGTTCATCACCAAGGCCTGGGACTTCATGGTGTCGGGCGCGCAGATAATCTCTGGCATGGCCAGCCGGGCCTTCAATATCTTCGCCCAGATGCTCACGGTAACCCTCACCACCGCGGTCAGGCCGCTGGAGGCCCTTAACGACCTTCTCATGGCCGGGGTGGACGCGCTGGAGCGGCTCATCACCGGGACGCTGAACGGTCTCATCGGCGCCATCGCCGACGTCACACAGTCGGTGCTGGGAGGCACCACCGTCCGCCTGAGCCTCTTCGGCATCGCCGCATCGCTGGTCATCGCACCCCGGGACTCGGCGCTGGCGGAGATCGACGACCAGATCCGGATCGACGCCTCACTGTCCTCCTTCGGCGCCCTCATAACCTCCTCGCTGCGCGTACTCAAGCTCGCGGACGGCTCGCACACCATCCTGGGGAACGTGGCCATGAGCAGGGATGACTGGAGGATCGAGATCATAGTCGATCCCCTGATGAAGGTCTATTCCCACATGGTGGAGGCGAGGGGGTTCTCCGGCGACAGGGTCATCGAGCTGGTCCTTCCGGAGGTCCGGCGGGAGCAGAAGGTCTCGGTGGCGCTGAGCGATATTCCCGGGCTGGGGGAGCTTCTGAAGCTGATCCCCAGCCCGGTCCCCGGCGCCAAGTTCCACATTGACGGCGGCATCGAGGTCTCGTTCAACCTTCTGAGCAAGAGCGCCATCATGATCAATGAGTTCGAGCAGAACCCCGCTGGTGAGGACCGCTCCAAAGAGAAGGTGGAGCTGTTCAACCCTACCGATAGACCGATCGATCTGAGCGGATGGTCCCTGGTGACCTCGCACGGCAACGTGCGGAACGACCTCCTTTCCAACGTGGTCATCCCTGCCCGCGGCTACTATGTGTACACGTTCTCCGGCCAGGCCCTCGACAACGGGGGCGGGCAAGGGTTCCCACTACAGGAGTCCCTGGCCCTGCTGGACCCTTCCGGGAAGCGGGTGGACTCGGCCCCCTGGGTCAAGGACCTCGCTGATGACGGGAGGACCTGGCAGCGCGCCTACGACGGTTCCGGCACTTGGGAGTTCAAGCAGGGGACCTTGGGCCGCTCCAACGGGGGCGTGCTGTTCCGCGAGCTAGACACCAGCGGTCTGGGGTCCATGCTCACGGCATCGTTCCAGGACGCCTTCTGGTCCACGCCCGCCGCGGTCCCCGACGCCCGGACCGTGGAAGACCTCTTCCGGACCGCCCTGTCCTCCCTCCGGGAGAAGATGCTCGACGCGGTGGGTGACGCGGTGTCATCGGTGAAGATATTCCTCCGCTTCGGCCTCGAGGATTACTCCGGCAGCCTGGGTGCGGGGGTCGGCCTCGCCCTGGTCGCGGACGGGAAGGCCGTGAGGGAATGCTTCGCGTGGGCCGCCGACGCGGTGGGACAGATGCTATGCGACCCCCTGAACCCCCTGGGGGCGATGAAGAGGGTCCCGGTGCCGGCGGACGCGCTGGGAGAGCATGTCTTCATCCAGTTCGCGGCCTATCTCAGTGTGGGCGCGCCGGGCGTGATCGAGGCAGTGGCCGGCGAGACCGAAATGAAGGCCGCCGTCACCATCGGCTGCAGCCTGGGCGTCCTCGGCGTAGGGAGCGGCGGCGGCACAATAAGGTTCGGCATGGTGATCTCCGACCTCCCGGGGCCCCGGATCAAAACAGGGGCGTTCTCGGCCTCGGACAGCGTAAGCGTCTGGATGCTCAAGGGGACGATAACGAAGGCCTGA
- a CDS encoding mechanosensitive ion channel family protein: MVWNPSLLALDGGSGWMNDYGWALLALVGAFTVSLYVWSYLNKNIDEWRSREGKYFDSEVLDYARRMAQALIVALLLILAFVVASFVANFNDEPWWGAATRYVFDALLVLVIVVLAGFAVKVLRRISRRSRMTSDGAGLPSALEFSSLLLSYVVYILSTVLVLLIVLSALTDLQTTFDGLGNFLVANEQGILVTLAIVIGIAFVIKLVENILEDFKFRSKKFNPQVIELLKDGIKYSLVTIAFLVVLFNIFLMIDMELVGILLVIVTLVFLVLAIGLSYSAVQNIVSGLALMDTSPFEVGDRIRVADGLMCDVIDKGLVFTKVKTMDGELVDIPNMEIIQGRIYNYSRASSHAIDVLFEVSFGIPHERVSSYVREAVCRVEGVAKDPKPEVRAVEIKGHSIMYEVVVYSKDVQKDPQIRSDIIFQIQEIFQTEGHKSLVD, from the coding sequence ATGGTCTGGAACCCTTCGCTCCTCGCCTTGGACGGGGGGAGCGGGTGGATGAACGATTACGGTTGGGCCCTGCTCGCCCTGGTCGGCGCGTTCACCGTTTCGCTGTACGTCTGGTCGTATCTCAACAAGAACATCGATGAGTGGAGGTCCCGCGAGGGCAAGTACTTCGACTCGGAGGTGCTCGACTACGCCAGGCGCATGGCCCAGGCCCTTATCGTCGCGCTGCTGCTTATATTGGCCTTCGTGGTGGCCTCGTTCGTAGCGAATTTCAATGACGAACCCTGGTGGGGCGCGGCCACCAGGTACGTGTTCGATGCGCTGCTGGTGCTGGTCATAGTGGTCCTCGCCGGCTTCGCTGTAAAGGTGCTGAGGCGGATATCCCGTCGGTCACGGATGACCTCGGACGGGGCGGGCCTCCCCTCGGCCCTGGAGTTCTCCAGCCTTCTGCTGAGCTATGTGGTGTATATACTCTCGACCGTCCTGGTCCTGCTCATCGTGCTGTCGGCGCTCACCGACCTCCAGACCACCTTTGACGGCCTGGGGAATTTCCTCGTCGCCAACGAGCAGGGCATACTGGTCACCCTGGCCATCGTCATCGGCATCGCCTTCGTCATCAAGCTCGTGGAGAACATCCTGGAGGACTTCAAGTTCCGCTCGAAGAAGTTCAACCCCCAGGTCATCGAGCTACTTAAGGACGGGATCAAGTACTCGCTGGTGACCATCGCCTTCCTGGTGGTGCTGTTCAACATCTTCCTCATGATCGACATGGAGCTGGTGGGCATCCTCCTGGTGATAGTCACCTTGGTCTTCCTCGTCCTGGCCATAGGCCTGTCCTACTCCGCCGTCCAGAACATAGTGTCCGGCCTCGCCCTCATGGACACCAGCCCGTTCGAGGTGGGGGACCGCATCCGCGTGGCGGACGGCCTGATGTGCGATGTGATCGACAAGGGCCTGGTGTTCACCAAGGTCAAGACCATGGACGGGGAGCTGGTGGACATCCCCAATATGGAGATCATCCAGGGGAGGATCTACAATTATTCGAGAGCGTCGAGCCACGCCATCGACGTCCTGTTCGAGGTATCCTTCGGCATACCGCACGAGAGAGTGTCGAGCTACGTCCGCGAGGCCGTGTGCAGGGTCGAGGGAGTGGCCAAGGACCCCAAGCCCGAGGTCAGGGCGGTGGAGATCAAAGGCCACAGCATCATGTATGAGGTGGTGGTGTACAGCAAGGACGTCCAGAAGGACCCTCAGATACGTTCGGACATCATATTCCAGATACAGGAGATCTTCCAGACAGAGGGACACAAGTCCCTGGTGGATTGA
- a CDS encoding TrmB family transcriptional regulator — protein sequence MEHNELLDALRLDRVNMTQARQEIQSLLMRMGLSSYEAKAYLALVMRSHGSAEEIAEAAGIPRTSAYKVLTSLRVKAFATTGGGRPAVFYPVPPRDIRDRTVAELDQAFEKIEALKGLLSERGTPQLIYTITGKDKVLAKMGEMIDVAKETLFISSPVMREILGAHSARLARAMNRGVKITVVAEPSAKVPEATEVFRKQDLFATDAITDGELAMLASPDLTICGYSDNQFLVTYFEHFFHMSLGIES from the coding sequence ATGGAACATAACGAGCTTTTGGACGCTCTGCGTCTGGACCGTGTGAACATGACACAGGCGCGGCAGGAGATACAGTCGCTCCTGATGAGGATGGGGCTGTCTAGCTACGAGGCCAAGGCCTACCTCGCCCTGGTGATGCGCTCCCATGGGTCAGCGGAGGAGATCGCCGAGGCTGCGGGGATACCTAGGACCTCGGCGTACAAGGTCCTCACCTCCCTCCGGGTCAAGGCCTTCGCCACCACTGGGGGAGGGCGCCCCGCGGTGTTCTATCCCGTTCCCCCGAGGGACATCCGGGACCGCACCGTTGCCGAGCTCGACCAGGCGTTCGAGAAGATAGAGGCGCTCAAGGGACTGCTGTCGGAAAGAGGCACTCCCCAGCTGATCTACACCATCACCGGCAAGGACAAAGTCCTCGCCAAGATGGGGGAGATGATCGATGTCGCCAAGGAGACCCTGTTCATCTCCTCCCCGGTAATGCGGGAGATCCTCGGCGCCCACTCCGCCAGGCTCGCCCGCGCCATGAACCGCGGCGTCAAGATAACGGTGGTGGCGGAGCCATCCGCCAAAGTGCCCGAGGCCACTGAGGTTTTCAGGAAGCAGGACCTTTTCGCCACGGACGCCATCACGGACGGCGAGCTGGCCATGCTGGCGTCACCCGACCTCACCATATGCGGCTATTCCGACAACCAGTTCCTGGTGACGTACTTCGAGCACTTCTTCCACATGTCCCTGGGAATCGAATCGTGA